In one Eulemur rufifrons isolate Redbay chromosome 14, OSU_ERuf_1, whole genome shotgun sequence genomic region, the following are encoded:
- the CCL26 gene encoding C-C motif chemokine 26 produces MNLSGAPPVLLAFILSAHLGAATRDSDIAKSCCFNYGQKMLPWTWVQNKAYTSDNCPKHAVIFTTKRGERVCAHPEEKWVQRYISLLVTQKQ; encoded by the exons ATGAACTTGTCCGGGGCCCCTCCTGTTCTCCTGGCCTTCATCCTGAGCGCCCACCTGGGAGCTGCCACAC GTGACAGCGACATAGCCAAATCCTGCTGCTTCAATTATGGCCAAAAGATGCTTCCCTGGACCTGGGTACAAAACAAGGCGTACACCAGTGACAACTGCCCCAAGCACGCTGTGAT ATTCACCACCAAAAGAGGCGAGAGAGTCTGTGCCCACCCAGAGGAAAAATGGGTGCAAAGATACATTTCTTTACTGGTGACTCAGAAACAATAG